In Desulforegula conservatrix Mb1Pa, one DNA window encodes the following:
- the bioA gene encoding adenosylmethionine--8-amino-7-oxononanoate transaminase, producing MDKAKSPVWMPYTQMKTAPEPLKVKSGKGSWLYLENGEKILDCISSWWVNIHGHACPEIAEAIYRQAKELEQVISAGFTHEPAEKLARLILTKLPDNLKRVFYSDNGSTAVEVALKMAFQYWKNKGVQTRTSFLAFEGAYHGDTFGAMSSGSRSVFNDPFNELLFDVDRVPFPSTWSDDSEILEKEAASISYLENLLSENSGKYSAMIAEPLVQGASGMNMCRPEFMKKLQDILKKHDVLMIYDEVMTGFGRLGEWFACIKSGTEPDIICLSKGITGGFLPLAVTVASEEVYESFYDDDAAKALYHGHSYTANPLGCAAAVASFGLLSENENSFRRIENIHKKEMESLRKYENLTRFRICGTIASVDFYGDSGYLSSIGPILKSFFTEKGFLLRPLGNVVYILPPYCTSEEEICMIYEIIAKAAETALI from the coding sequence ATGGATAAAGCAAAATCGCCTGTCTGGATGCCATATACCCAGATGAAGACAGCTCCTGAGCCTTTGAAAGTAAAGTCAGGCAAGGGTTCCTGGCTTTATCTTGAAAATGGTGAAAAGATTCTGGACTGTATTTCGAGCTGGTGGGTCAATATCCACGGCCACGCCTGTCCTGAAATAGCTGAGGCCATATACAGGCAGGCCAAGGAGCTTGAGCAGGTCATCTCTGCCGGGTTTACCCACGAACCAGCTGAAAAATTGGCGAGGCTCATTCTTACAAAGCTTCCTGATAACCTCAAAAGGGTTTTTTACTCTGATAACGGATCAACTGCTGTCGAAGTGGCGCTCAAGATGGCATTTCAATACTGGAAGAACAAGGGGGTTCAAACAAGAACATCCTTTCTTGCATTTGAGGGCGCATATCATGGCGACACCTTCGGAGCCATGAGTTCAGGTTCGAGATCTGTTTTTAATGATCCGTTTAACGAGCTTTTATTTGATGTGGATCGCGTTCCTTTTCCATCGACATGGTCGGATGATTCAGAAATTCTGGAAAAAGAAGCCGCCTCCATTTCATATCTTGAAAATCTTCTATCGGAAAATTCCGGCAAATATTCAGCAATGATTGCGGAACCCCTTGTTCAGGGCGCGTCAGGGATGAATATGTGCAGGCCCGAATTCATGAAAAAGCTCCAGGATATTTTGAAAAAGCACGATGTTCTGATGATCTATGACGAGGTTATGACAGGTTTCGGAAGGCTCGGAGAATGGTTTGCCTGCATAAAATCAGGTACTGAACCTGATATAATCTGCCTTTCAAAAGGCATTACAGGCGGTTTTCTTCCCCTTGCAGTTACTGTGGCAAGTGAAGAAGTTTATGAATCATTTTATGATGATGACGCTGCAAAGGCTCTTTATCACGGACATTCATACACGGCCAATCCTCTTGGATGCGCAGCGGCAGTTGCTTCATTCGGGCTGCTTTCTGAAAATGAGAACAGTTTCAGAAGAATCGAGAATATCCATAAGAAAGAAATGGAGAGCCTTAGAAAATATGAAAATCTTACAAGATTCAGGATTTGCGGAACAATAGCTTCGGTTGATTTTTACGGGGATTCTGGATATCTCAGCTCGATAGGGCCAATACTTAAAAGTTTTTTCACTGAGAAGGGCTTTCTTTTGAGGCCTCTGGGCAATGTGGTTTATATTCTTCCACCTTACTGCACCTCCGAGGAAGAAATCTGTATGATTTATGAAATAATTGCAAAAGCAGCCGAAACAGCCTTGATATAA
- the bioD gene encoding dethiobiotin synthase, with protein MILPEKIFITGTDTGIGKTFVSAVITAGRNGYYWKPIQSGLEDMTDTEWVRSVTGLPDTHFLKEAYRLNSPLSPHISAELDGISIDPDLINLPNNKELLVIEGAGGVMVPLNADFVMLDLMRKFCLPVLVVARSGLGTINHTLLTLDTLKRSGLEIIGVVMNGPVNPENRESIERLGQVRVVAEIEPVPVINKSVLIEIYERFFNG; from the coding sequence ATGATTCTTCCTGAAAAAATCTTTATAACAGGAACAGATACAGGAATAGGCAAGACGTTTGTTTCTGCGGTAATTACAGCCGGGAGAAACGGATATTACTGGAAACCGATACAGAGCGGTCTGGAAGATATGACTGATACTGAATGGGTCAGATCTGTTACAGGTTTGCCTGACACACATTTTCTGAAAGAGGCCTACAGGCTTAATTCTCCGCTTTCTCCGCACATATCAGCCGAACTTGACGGAATATCCATTGATCCTGATCTGATTAATCTTCCGAATAATAAAGAATTACTTGTAATTGAAGGAGCCGGAGGCGTAATGGTTCCATTAAACGCAGATTTTGTTATGCTGGATCTAATGAGGAAATTCTGCCTGCCTGTTCTTGTTGTTGCAAGAAGCGGTCTTGGAACCATCAATCATACTCTTCTTACACTGGATACGCTGAAAAGAAGTGGCCTTGAGATAATAGGAGTCGTAATGAACGGCCCTGTTAATCCAGAGAACAGAGAATCCATAGAAAGACTGGGGCAGGTGAGGGTGGTAGCGGAAATTGAGCCGGTCCCAGTGATAAACAAATCTGTGCTTATTGAAATCTATGAGAGGTTTTTTAATGGATAA
- a CDS encoding Lnb N-terminal periplasmic domain-containing protein, whose product MRFLKFFFKIIIWLLMALMSVWGCFAIFYSNLPQNLGMTGAAIFAIFCITCLTFGFAKKKTRILFFAVFAVLVIWWMMIPPSNTRNWQPDVAVLPWAEFNGNLVTIHNIRNCEYRTETDYTPKYYDKTFDTSKITGADFYMVYWGSPMIAHTMLSFGFEGGDQVCFSIETRKEVGEEYSAVKGFFKQYELTYVVADERDLVRLRTNFRNEDVYLYRPKTTKDMARKVFLDYLKEVNDLKEKPEWYNALTSNCTTNIRKHTKPYSGNAVVDWRMLVNGYLDQMLYERGAMGSDLPFQEFKKRSYINEKAKPLNDNPEFSRLIRVGLP is encoded by the coding sequence ATGCGTTTTCTTAAATTCTTTTTTAAAATAATAATATGGCTTTTAATGGCCCTGATGTCAGTCTGGGGATGTTTTGCAATCTTTTACTCAAATCTCCCTCAAAATCTGGGCATGACAGGAGCAGCAATATTTGCTATTTTCTGTATAACTTGCCTGACTTTTGGCTTTGCCAAAAAGAAAACCAGAATTTTATTTTTTGCAGTATTTGCAGTTCTCGTAATCTGGTGGATGATGATCCCCCCTTCAAACACCAGAAACTGGCAGCCTGACGTGGCTGTTCTTCCCTGGGCAGAGTTCAATGGCAATCTTGTGACCATCCATAATATCAGAAATTGCGAATACAGAACAGAAACTGACTACACCCCCAAATATTACGACAAAACATTTGATACCTCCAAAATAACAGGGGCAGATTTTTACATGGTTTACTGGGGATCGCCGATGATAGCCCATACAATGCTTAGTTTCGGATTTGAAGGAGGAGACCAGGTCTGCTTTTCCATAGAAACAAGAAAGGAAGTCGGAGAGGAGTATTCTGCCGTTAAAGGATTCTTCAAGCAGTACGAGCTGACATACGTTGTTGCAGATGAAAGGGATCTTGTAAGACTCAGAACCAATTTCAGAAACGAGGACGTTTACCTCTACAGACCCAAAACAACCAAGGATATGGCCAGAAAAGTTTTCCTCGACTACCTGAAAGAAGTGAATGATCTTAAAGAAAAGCCCGAATGGTATAATGCCCTTACGAGCAACTGTACTACAAACATCAGAAAACATACTAAACCATATTCCGGAAATGCGGTTGTGGACTGGAGAATGCTTGTGAACGGATATCTTGATCAGATGCTTTACGAAAGAGGAGCAATGGGTTCTGATCTCCCATTCCAGGAATTTAAAAAAAGAAGCTATATCAATGAAAAGGCAAAACCACTTAACGACAACCCAGAATTTTCCAGACTGATTCGTGTTGGTCTGCCTTAA